The following proteins are encoded in a genomic region of Echeneis naucrates unplaced genomic scaffold, fEcheNa1.1, whole genome shotgun sequence:
- the LOC115038359 gene encoding 5' exonuclease Apollo-like, whose translation MSSASPADLPPPESLAAGVGHPETPGTMSVNGEVIPHTPLAVDFWHVRKCPGTRLFFLSHMHSDHTVGLTSTWSGRAIYCSATTAGLLRLKLQVNEQWIHPLELSEPHLLPLDDIGEERLTVTLIDANHCPGAVMFLFEGYFGSILYTGDFRYTPTMLREPCLRTNSTIDVLYLDNANCDPNRTLPSRQRATQQIKEIIRNHPNHNVVIGLYALGKESLLVELAMEFKTWIEVSFERMETLQALKLPDVFTTDQGAGRIQAVEQSQICCASMHQWNKNQPTLAILPTSRPLVSFHPNIHVVPYSDHSSYQELEDFVSALKPTCLVPIIRSCLPGSLSALLPSKKQHEILVPESVQQYMLRQPELKSSARTSLHRRHFRPVAPRGVIFESPVNASKSPCEHVWGTESQDASEEEIDIESSERDTESIVVNISKKLSLNKNRRGAEDTLSLNMVQTVSEEMVMAESVPFSQLTQSNFAPVDILTNTKACLEPIRTVRRPLEMNGEISKPASGENDNDQHSGYGNVENINTVSDNNSMDQQSGKEINQDDNKMSNNYDMSQRTGCEEDQSNCMVLLQDSPEDNFCTSPSPLYDQMEEYVEELENGILKSLPFTKLDFRTWDLLQQSILEQFPLCPLNEADDISDY comes from the exons ATGAGTAGCGCTTCACCAGCTGACTTGCCGCCGCCTGAATCACTCGCTGCCGGAGTTGGACATCCAGAGACGCCGGGGACGATGTCGGTGAACGGGGAGGTCATCCCGCACACCCCGCTCGCCGTGGACTTCTGGCACGTCCGGAAGTGTCCCGGGACCCGCCTGTTCTTCTTGTCCCACATGCACAGCGACCACACGGTGGGCTTGACCTCCACCTGGAGCGGCCGCGCCATCTACTGCTCCGCCACCACGGCCGGCCTGCTGCGACTCAAGCTGCAG GTGAATGAGCAGTGGATACATCCATTGGAGCTGAGTGAGCCACACCTGCTGCCGCTGGATGACATCGGCGAGGAGAGACTGACGGTTACCCTGATAGATGCCAATCATTGTCCAGGGgctgtcatgtttctttttGAAGGCTACTTTGGCTCTATACTGTACACTG GCGACTTCAGATATACTCCCACAATGCTGCGTGAGCCTTGCTTGAGAACAAACAGCACTATTGATGTCCTGTACCTAGACAACGCCAACTGTGATCCCAACCGCACTCTCCCATCCAGACAGCGAGCCACTcaacaaattaaagaaatcattCGCAACCACCCAAACCACAATGTTGTCATCG GTCTGTATGCACTGGGAAAGGAGTCTCTGCTAGTAGAACTGGCAATGGAGTTCAAAACCTGGATCGAAGTAAGCTTTGAGAGGATGGAGACCCTGCAAGCTCTGAAACTGCCTGATGTTTTCACCACCGACCAAGGTGCTGGGCGTATCCAAGCAGTGGAGCAGTCCCAAATCTGTTGTGCCTCCATGCATCAATGGAACAAAAATCAACCTACCTTGGCCATCTTGCCCACCAGCAGGCCTCTGGTCTCCTTCCATCCCAATATCCACGTGGTGCCCTACTCTGACCACTCATCTTATCAAGAACTGGAGGATTTTGTCTCTGCGCTTAAACCTACCTGCCTTGTGCCAATCATACGGTCCTGTCTACCTGGAAGTCTTTCTGCCTTACTGCCCAGCAAAAAGCAACATGAAATCCTGGTGCCTGAGTCAGTCCAACAATATATGTTGAGACAGCCAGAGCTCAAATCCTCAGCACGTACCAGCCTTCACCGCAGACACTTCAGACCAGTTGCACCCAGAGGAGTGATATTTGAGTCTCCTGTAAACGCATCCAAGAGTCCCTGTGAACATGTCTGGGGAACAGAGAGCCAGGATGCTTCTGAGGAAGAGATAGACATTGAATCTAGTGAAAGGGACACTGAGTCTATCGTTGTCAATATTAGCAAGAAACTCTccctgaacaaaaacagaagaggggCTGAAGACACGTTGAGCCTCAACATGGTACAGACAGTCTCTGAGGAGATGGTGATGGCAGAGTCGGTGCCATTCAGTCAACTCACCCAGAGCAACTTTGCCCCAGTGGACATCCTGACAAACACCAAAGCTTGCTTGGAGCCTATCAGGACCGTGAGAAGGCCCCTTGAAATGAATGGCGAAATTAGCAAGCCGGCATCAGgtgaaaatgacaatgatcAACACAGTGGATATGGAAATGTTGAGAACATCAACACAGTGTCAGACAACAATAGCATGGATCAACAGAGTGGGAAGGAAATCAATCAGGATGataacaaaatgtcaaataacTATGACATGAGTCAACGTACTGGGTGCGAAGAAGATCAGAGCAACTGCATGGTATTATTACAGGACAGTCCCGAAGACAATTTCTGCACTTCACCAAGCCCTCTTTATGACCAGATGGAAGAATATGTAGAGGAGCTGGAAAACGGTATTTTGAAGAGTCTCCCCTTCACCAAACTGGACTTCAGGACGTGGGACCTCCTACAGCAGAGTATTTTGGAACAGTTCCCCCTCTGTCCACTAAATGAGGCAGATGACATCTCTGACTATTAA